tctctttcttcagtctttttcagttaacctacacacacacacacacacacacacacacacacacacacacacatatgtttataagTGGGATGGGAGAACGGGTACGGTGATAATTAAAAGAGGTAAGGTTTCTCttgagatgaaaatgttctaaaattgtgatGGCGGATGCACACctctgaatatattaaaagccattgaaatgaaaaaagggtggggggaatCCAAAAGTGTAGCAGACCCAACCTTGAGATTTGCTTGTTTGGGAATGAATTTTCCAATAACTTGAAAGTTGTAAAAACTCACACTTCTCAGGGTTAGgtgtcagaaagaaaaggaagtaatttattctttaataaagCAATTGTTAAATACTCTTTAGAACTACCACTGATTGCAATTTTGCAGTGTCTACTCATAGTGTCTATATAGGTACCATGAAAAAGATGTACTTGTGAAACTGTTCTCATGTTACTTCAGAAAAATTTTGCTTCTAAGTGTGTATTCTATGTCTGGTTAAATGttcattgaattttatttaatcattaatCTCAACAGCATTAAACAGTCAATAACATAAATGACAGTCTTCTCTTTGTACTCCTCCCTGTACAACATCACAGAGCTCCATCTGTATACACGAAAGTCACATGAAAATAGAACTCAGTGTTTTGTATTACATAGTCTATTCAGTACATTTAGAAGTATTTTGCCTCCAATATTCAACCACAGTAAAAGACTCAGTGAGAACGCGTGGTGGCGCTGCAGGTTAAGATGACGGAAAATACAACTGCCTACGCAGCTCCAGGATCCAGCAAACCGTTTCCCAAAGCCTGGAAGCAGAAGAATAGCTGAGCCAGAGCGAACGTGAGTGTGAAACCTCTTTAAGACACCGTTGGGCTGCTTGGTTCTGACATTCTGGACTGCAAAACAGTTCTACTAGGATCCTGGGGATACATGAAGCTTCTGTGAACCAACTTTTCAAGAAAAAGCAATGGAGATTGGATGGATGCACAATCGGAGACAAAGGCAAGtccttgttttctttgttttgctgaGCTTGTCTGGGGCGGGCGCCGAGTTGGGGTCCTATTCCGTAGTGGAAGAAACGGAGAGAGGCTCTTTTGTGGCAAATCTAGGAAAAGACCTGGGGTTGGGGTTGACAGAGATGTCCACCCGCAAGGCCAGGATCATTTCCCAGGGGAACAAACAGCATTTGCAGCTCAAGGCTCAAACTGGGGATTTGCTCATAAATGAGAAGCTAGATCGAGAGGAGCTATGCGGTCCCACTGAGCCTTGCATACTACATTTCCAAGTGTTAATGGAAAACCCTTTAGAAATATTTCAGGCTGAACTGAGGGTGATAGATATAAATGACCATTCTCCCATGTTCACTGAAAAGGAAATGATTCTAAAAATACCGGAAAACAGTCCTCTAGGAACTGAGTTCCCTCTGAATCATGCTTTGGACTTGGACGTAGGAAGCAATAATgttcaaaactataaaatcagCCCAAGCTCTCATTTCCGGGTTCTAATCCATGAATTCAGAGATGGCAGGAAATACCCTGAGCTAGTGTTGGATAAAGAGCTGGATCGGGAGGAGGAGCCTCAACTAAGATTAACCCTGACAGCGCTGGATGGTGGCTCTCCACCGCGATCTGGAACTGCTCAGGTCCGTATTGAAGTGGTGGACATCAATGATAACGCTCCTGAGTTTGAGCAGCCCATCTACAAAGTGCAGATTCCAGAGAACAGTCCTCTTGGCTCCCTGGTTGCCACCGTCTCCGCCAGGGATTTAGACGGCGGAGCCAATGGAAAAATATCATACACACTCTTTCAGCCTTCGGAGGATATTAGTAAAACTTTGGAGGTAAATCCTATGACAGGGGAAGTTCGACTGAGAAAGCAAGTAGATTTCGAAATGGTTACGTCTTATGAAGTGCGCATCAAAGCCACAGATGGGGGAGGTCTTTCAGGAAAGTGCACTCTTCTCCTGCAGGTGGTGGACGTGAATGACAATCCCCCACAGGTGACCATGTCTGCACTCACCAGCCCCATCCCAGAGAACTCGCCTGAGATAGTAGTTGCTGTTTTCAGCGTTTCAGATCCTGACTCCGGAAACAATGGGAAGACGATTTCCTCCATCCAGGAAGACCTTCCCTTTCTTCTAAAACCTTCAGTCAAGAACTTTTACACCTTGGTAACGGAGAGAGCACTCGACAGAGAAGCAAGAGCTGAATATAATATCACCCTCACCGTCACAGATATGGGGACTCCAAGGCTGAAAACGGAGCACAACATAACAGTGCAGATATCAGATGTCAATGATAACGCCCCCACTTTCACCCAAACCTCCTACACCCTGTTCGTCCGCGAGAACAACAGCCCCGCCCTGCACATCGGCAGCGTCAGCGCCACAGACAGAGACTCGGGCACCAACGCCCAGGTCACCTACTCGCTGCTGCCGCCCCAAGACCCGCACCTGCCCCTCGCCTCCCTGGTCTCCATCAACGCGGACAACGGCCACCTGTTCGCCCTCAGGTCGCTGGACTACGAGGCCCTGCAGGCTTTCGAGTTCCGCGTGGGCGCCACAGACCGCGGCTCCCCCGCGCTGAGCAGAGAGGCGCTGGTGCGCGTGCTGGTGCTGGACGCCAACGACAACTCGCCCTTCGTGCTGTACCCGCTGCAGAACGGCTCCGCGCCCTGCACTGAGCTGGTGCCCCGGGCGGCCGAGCCGGGCTACCTGGTGACCAAGGTGGTGGCGGTGGACGGCGACTCGGGCCAGAATGCCTGGCTGTCGTACCAGCTGCTCAAGGCCACGGAGCCCGGGCTGTTCGGTGTGTGGGCGCACAATGGCGAGGTGCGCACCGCCAGGCTGCTGAGCGAGCGCGACGCAGCCAAGCAGAGGCTGGTGGTGCTGGTCAAGGACAATGGCGAGCCTCCGCGCTCGGCCACCGCCACGCTGCACGTGCTCCTGGTGGACGGCTTCTCCCAGCCCTTCCTGCCGCTCCCAGAGGCGGCCCCCGGCCAGACCCAGGCCAACTCGCTCACTGTCTACCTGGTGGTGGCGTTGGCCTCGGTGTCGTCGCTCTTCCTCTTTTCGGTGCTCCTGTTCGTGGCGGTGCGGCTGTGCAGGAGGAGCAGGGCGGCCTCGGTGGGCCGCTGCTCGATGCCTGAGGGCCCCTTTCCAGGGCGTCTGGTGGACGTAAGCGGCACCGGGACCCTGTCCCAGAGCTACCAATACGAGGTGTGTCTGACAGGAGGCTCAGAAACAAGTGAGTTCAAGTTCCTGAAGCCGATTATCCCCAACTTCTCTCCTTAGGGCACTAGGAAAGAAATAGATTAAAATTCCACCCTTCACAATAGCTTTGGATTTAATTATTGATAGGAACCCATTTGATAAATTCCTTAACTTCTTATGATTGTCTTGTTGATTAAATTGTTCATGCTCACCACCACCAATAAGGTATTTTTCTCTGATTGTTAGTTCAAATTATATTGTTAATTCCAGTTTCCCTTTTCCTCATATTTACCCCGAAGAGGTGTTGCATATAGAATCCCAATTAACAAAATATACTTTATCTTCAAAGTtgatgtcatttaaaatttttccgtctttatattttatttacttcctaTTCATTTTTTGCTCCATTTTTCATGTTACTTCTCAGTTTCCTAGAACTTCAAGTATTAAAATAACCTGTTGCATGTATTAGGCATATTTCCTATGTTACatttcttttgtctattttcctttcaaaattggTATTTTTGTTGGGCTCAATTTTCATTATAATACTTTTcttaaagtttctttctttcttttcttttctttctttttttttttttcctttttgagacagggtcttactcttgtcacccaggctggagtgcagtggtacaatcttggctcactgcaacctctgcctcctgggcccaacggatccttccacctcagcctcccaagtagcttggactataggtgcatgccaccatgcctggctaatcttttgcaGCGATGGGattttgccaagttgcccaggctgatcttgaactcctgggctcaagccatcctccctcctcagcctcccaaaattctgggattacaggcataagccaatgtGCCCAtccaaagttttatttatttatttttttgagatggagtctcgtaaagttacctttaaaaaaaaagttctattttcCCTGTATTGGTATctccttaaataaaataaaatattcctattGTAAGTGATATGAGAAATCTTTAACCAGccttatctaaaaataaaaagagaagccaTTGTAAGACATTCAGTATGtgtaaatgtgtttgtgtttgtagaCAAAAGGCAAAggtattatgtaaaaatatttaataatttattctttctattactgaattaaaaaatcagaggtccctgttatatttttaatggcTAACAACTCAATCTCATTAAGTTGGAAAAAAAACTTATCAAAGAGACATTTACATGGTTTGGCTTTTATATTCATCATAGTATACATTGGCGGTATCTAGCCCTTTCTCTGTAAAATATCCCTATGTTTAATCTGTATTTCTTGCTTATTATATGTAAAGTTGAGCTTCTTTCTAGATATTAGGCCTTTGAATAAAATTCTATGTGAGTCagatttaataatttgttttcactttcaaTAGTGTTAGGATAGGTGTTAGTTTGATCTGTTCTTTACCTCCGCTTATTTGGTTCAGAGAAATTAGGGCCTACTAGATTTCCACTAAAAGGGACTTGAAAATAAAGGTCAGTCCCTTCTTTAATTCTGCAAGTTACTTTAAAGctaatctaagaaaaaaaaaaaacaaattgcaaaGTATgagtaaattaaagaaaacaattttcaaatggCAGAGATCGAAAGGCACTGAATTTTGTTTCATGTCCTACTCACTAGTTTATTTATGCATGCCTTAATATAGCCAGCATTTAGTGAGTGGCTAATTTGCCAACCAAAGATGACTAAGACATAGTTGTTCTCAAGTAGTTCACACATTGATGAAGGGGCAAACTGGCCTGAAACAAGAAGCAATAATATTTATAGAGTAAACATAGTTGTATGCGTAAGTTTTAGAGAAGCACAATGGAAAGACAGCCTAATGCTTGGTTCTGGACTACAGAGCGGTGATTCTAGTTAGGCAATCTGAGATCTTGAAGACATTTGTTGAAGAAGATGTGAAAcaagttttttttattgttgttaatttttgGTGTTCCTATGCCCAAAGCTTTTGAGACAGTGAAATTGATTATTTTGGTGGTTCCAGAAGGCACCCACAATTTTCCCTTTGTTTGCGTAAGAGTTGTGTCAGAGGCGAAAGGCCTAACACAGCTAAATCTAACACAGAGTTGAACAGGGTTACTGCTAGAAACATTTTTTCAACTgttcaatttttatcttttctcatgaagcaatgaagaatttttaaataaacacaaaaattgggCACAGCCATTTGACTGTGTTGGAAGCCACAAGGTGGCGCTGCAGACTGAAGAGACGGAGGAACAAAATTGACCAGAATGCTACGGAAGTCCTTGACAAAAAGGAAACACTGAGACAGATGGGCTGAGAAGAAGAGCTGTCGAGTCCCTGATtgggaaaggaaaaattaaaaaccctAGATCTCTGGTACACATAAGTCTGGGTTTGCGATTGCTATTTGTGCTGGGGCAGTGTGATTGAGACTGACATTGAGGAAAGAAGCAGCTATGAAGACCAGGGGGTTCAGCTTTCCAAGACAAAGGCAagtcctgtttctttttcttttctggggaGTGTCCTTGGCAGGTTCTGGGTTTGGACGTTATTCGGTGActgaggaaacagagaaaggatCCTTTGTGGTCAATCTGGCAAAGGATCTGGGACTAGCAGAGGGGGAGCTGGCTGCAAGGGGAACCAGGGTGGTTTCCGATGATAACAAACAATACCTGCTCCTGGATTCACATACCGGGAATTTGCTCACAAATGAGAAACTGGACCGAGAGAAGCTGTGTGGCCCTAAAGAGCCCTGTATGCtgtatttccaaattttaatGGATGATCCCTTTCAGATTTACCGGGCTGAGCTGAGAGTCAGGGATATAAATGATCACTCGCCAGTGTTTCGGCACAAAGAGATGGTcttaaaaatatcagaaaatacagCTGAAGGGACAGCATTTAGACTAGAAAGAGCACAGGATCCAGATGAAGGTCATAACAGTATCCAAAACTACACGATCAGCTCCAACTcttttttccatattaaaattAGTGGCAGTGATGAAGGCATGATATATCCAGAGCTAGTGTTGGACAAAGCACTGGATCGGGAGGAGCAGGAAGAGCTCAGCTTAACCCTCACAGCGCTGGATGGTGGGTCTCCATCCAGGTCTGGGACCTCCACTATACGCATTGTGGTCTTGGATGTCAATGACAATGTCCCACAGTTTGCCCAGGCTCTGTATGAGACCCAGGCTCCAGAAAACAGTCCAGTAGGGTCCCTTATTGTTAAAGTGTCTGCAGGAGATGCAGACTCAGGAGTCAATGCAGAAGTATCCTATTCATTTTTTGATGCTTCTGAAGATATTTTAACAACGTTTCAAATCAATCCTTTTTCTGGGGAAATCTTTCTCAGAGAATTGCTTGATTATGAGTTAGTAAattcttacaaaataaatatacaggcAATGGACGGCGGAGGCCTTTCTGCAAGATGTACAGTTTTGATAAAAGTATTAGATTCCAATGACAATCCTCCTGAACTGATCATATCATCACTTTCCAACTCTGTTGCTGAAAACTCTCCTGGGATAGTATTGGCTGTTTTTAAGATTAAAGACAGAGACTCCggagaaaatggaaagacaatTTGCTATGTTCAAGAtaatctgcctttttttctgaAACCGTCTGTTGACAATTTTTACATCCTAATGACTGAAGGTGCACTGGACAGAGAGAGCAAAGCTGAGTACAACATCACCATCACCGTCACTGACTTGGGGACACCCAGGCTGAAAACCGAGCACAGCATAACCCTGCAGGTCTCCGACGTCAATGACAACGCCCCCGCCTTCACCCAAACCTCCTACACCCTGTTCGTCCGGGAGAACAACAGCCCCGCCCTGCACATCGGCAGTGTCAGCGCCACAGACAGAGACTCAGGCACCAACGCCCAGGTCACCTACTCGCTGCTGCCGCCCCAGGACCCACACCTGCCCCTCGCCTCCCTGGTCTCCATCAACGCGGACAATGGCCACCTGTTTGCCCTCAGGTCGCTGGACTACGAGGCCCTGCAGGCTTTCGACTTCCGCGTGGGCGCCTCAGACCGCGGCTCCCCGGCTTTGAGCAGCGAGGCGCTGGTGCGCGTACTGGTGCTGGACGCCAACGACAACTCGCCCTTCGTGCTGTACCCGCTGCAGAACGGCTCCGCGCCCTGCACCGAGCTGGTGCCCCGGGCGGCCGAGCCGGGCTACCTGGTGACCAAGGTGGTGGCGGTGGACGGCGACTCGGGCCAGAACGCCTGGCTGTCGTACCAGCTGCTCAAGGCCACGGAGCCCGGGCTGTTCGGTGTGTGGGCGCACAATGGGGAGGTGCGCACCGCCAGGCTGCTGAGCGAGCGCGACGCGGCCAAGCACAGGCTGGTGGTGCTTGTCAAGGACAATGGCGAGCCTCCTCGCTCGGCCACCGCCACGCTGCACGTGCTCCTGGTGGACGGCTTCTCCCAGCCCTACCTGCCTCTCCCGGAGGCGGCCCCGGCCCAGGCCCAGGCCGACTTGCTCACCGTCTACCTGGTGGTGGCGTTGGCCTCGGTGTCTTCGCTCTTCCTCCTCTCGGTGCTCCTGTTCGTGGCGGTGCGGCTGTGCAGGAGGAGCAGGGCGGCCTCGGTGGGTCGCTGCTCGGTGCCCGAGGGTCCTTTTCCAGGGCATCTGGTGGACGTGAGCGGCACCGGGACCCTGTTCCAGAGCTACCAGTACGAGGTGTGTCTGACTGGAGGTTCAGAGACCGGCGAGTTCAAGTTCTTGAAGCCGATTACCCCCCACCTCCCGCCCCATAGGGGTGGgaaagaaatagaggaaaa
The genomic region above belongs to Homo sapiens chromosome 5, GRCh38.p14 Primary Assembly and contains:
- the PCDHB9 gene encoding protocadherin beta-9 precursor, which translates into the protein MKTRGFSFPRQRQVLFLFLFWGVSLAGSGFGRYSVTEETEKGSFVVNLAKDLGLAEGELAARGTRVVSDDNKQYLLLDSHTGNLLTNEKLDREKLCGPKEPCMLYFQILMDDPFQIYRAELRVRDINDHSPVFRHKEMVLKISENTAEGTAFRLERAQDPDEGHNSIQNYTISSNSFFHIKISGSDEGMIYPELVLDKALDREEQEELSLTLTALDGGSPSRSGTSTIRIVVLDVNDNVPQFAQALYETQAPENSPVGSLIVKVSAGDADSGVNAEVSYSFFDASEDILTTFQINPFSGEIFLRELLDYELVNSYKINIQAMDGGGLSARCTVLIKVLDSNDNPPELIISSLSNSVAENSPGIVLAVFKIKDRDSGENGKTICYVQDNLPFFLKPSVDNFYILMTEGALDRESKAEYNITITVTDLGTPRLKTEHSITLQVSDVNDNAPAFTQTSYTLFVRENNSPALHIGSVSATDRDSGTNAQVTYSLLPPQDPHLPLASLVSINADNGHLFALRSLDYEALQAFDFRVGASDRGSPALSSEALVRVLVLDANDNSPFVLYPLQNGSAPCTELVPRAAEPGYLVTKVVAVDGDSGQNAWLSYQLLKATEPGLFGVWAHNGEVRTARLLSERDAAKHRLVVLVKDNGEPPRSATATLHVLLVDGFSQPYLPLPEAAPAQAQADLLTVYLVVALASVSSLFLLSVLLFVAVRLCRRSRAASVGRCSVPEGPFPGHLVDVSGTGTLFQSYQYEVCLTGGSETGEFKFLKPITPHLPPHRGGKEIEENSTLPNSFGFNY
- the PCDHB16 gene encoding protocadherin beta-16 precursor → MEIGWMHNRRQRQVLVFFVLLSLSGAGAELGSYSVVEETERGSFVANLGKDLGLGLTEMSTRKARIISQGNKQHLQLKAQTGDLLINEKLDREELCGPTEPCILHFQVLMENPLEIFQAELRVIDINDHSPMFTEKEMILKIPENSPLGTEFPLNHALDLDVGSNNVQNYKISPSSHFRVLIHEFRDGRKYPELVLDKELDREEEPQLRLTLTALDGGSPPRSGTAQVRIEVVDINDNAPEFEQPIYKVQIPENSPLGSLVATVSARDLDGGANGKISYTLFQPSEDISKTLEVNPMTGEVRLRKQVDFEMVTSYEVRIKATDGGGLSGKCTLLLQVVDVNDNPPQVTMSALTSPIPENSPEIVVAVFSVSDPDSGNNGKTISSIQEDLPFLLKPSVKNFYTLVTERALDREARAEYNITLTVTDMGTPRLKTEHNITVQISDVNDNAPTFTQTSYTLFVRENNSPALHIGSVSATDRDSGTNAQVTYSLLPPQDPHLPLASLVSINADNGHLFALRSLDYEALQAFEFRVGATDRGSPALSREALVRVLVLDANDNSPFVLYPLQNGSAPCTELVPRAAEPGYLVTKVVAVDGDSGQNAWLSYQLLKATEPGLFGVWAHNGEVRTARLLSERDAAKQRLVVLVKDNGEPPRSATATLHVLLVDGFSQPFLPLPEAAPGQTQANSLTVYLVVALASVSSLFLFSVLLFVAVRLCRRSRAASVGRCSMPEGPFPGRLVDVSGTGTLSQSYQYEVCLTGGSETSEFKFLKPIIPNFSP